The genome window GCGGGCGCTCGCTCGGGCGATTCCTGGCGGAGGCGATCATCCGCGAGGCGCGCGACGTCGGCTACGCGCGCCTCTTGCTTGACACGGTGCCGTCCATGGCCGCCGCGATCGCGCTCTATCGCGACCTCGGCTTCCGGGAGACCGCCCCGTACCGCGAGAATCCGATCCCCGGTGCCCTCTACTTCGAGCTGCACCTGCAGGGGTCCGGCTAGGCGTGTGAATCGGCCCCCGCCTACCGTCGCACGTCCTTGAGAATCTCCCGCGCGGCGTTGCGGGCGGGGGCACCCATGACGCCGCCGCCGGGGTGGGCGCCGGAGCCGCACAGGTAGAGGCCGCGCAGCGGCGTGCGGTACTGGGCCCAGCGCTGCGCCGGGCGCAGGAAGAAGAGCTGGTCCGGGGTCATCTCCCCGTGGAAGATGTTCCCCTCGGTCAGGCCGAAGATCTGCTCCAGGTCCCACGGGCTGATGACCTCGCGGCCGATGATCGCCTTCTTGATGTTGGGGGCGTACTCCGCCAGGGTGTCGATGATCTGGTCCCCCACTTTCTCGCGGATCTCGGGCCAGGTCCCTTCCTTCAGCTTGTAGGGGCCGTACTGCACGAACATCGACAGGACGTGGTGCCCCTTGGGGCAGAGCGTGTCGTCCATGGTCGAGGCGATGTTGCAGTCGAGCATCGGGCGCGCCGACGGCCGGCCGTACTTGAGGTCGTCGTAGGCGCGCTCCAGGTACTCGACCGACGGGGCGATCTCGATCATCGCCTGCTGGTGCGACGCGTCCGGGTCCTGTCCCGGGATCGCCGTCCAGTTCGGCAGCTCGGAGAGGGCGCAGTTCACCTTGATCGACGAGCCCTGGATGCGGAAGCTCTTGATCGCGTCCGTGAAATCCTCGGGCAGCGTCCCCTTGTCGCACAGCTTCAGGAAGGTGCGGCGCGGGTCGAGGTTGCTGGCGACCAGCCGGGAGCGGTACTCGTCGCCGTTCGCCAGATAGACGCCGCGGCAGACGCCGTTGTCGACGATGAAGCGGGACACCTCGGCGTTGGTCTTCACCTCGACGCCCAGGTCCTGGACGGAGCGCAGCAGGGCGTTGGCGATGCCGCTCATGCCCCCCTTGACGTAGCCCCAGGCGCCGGTCTGCCCCTCGATGCTGCTGCCGATCGAATGGTGCAGCATGATCGCGGCCGAGCCCGGGGTCATCGGGCCGACGCAGGTGCCGATGAGGCCGTTGATCGACAACGCCGCCATGACCCGGTCCGACTCGAAGCGCTTCGACAGGTAGTCGTAGCACGAGGAGGTCATCAGCTCCATGAAGAGCTTCAGCTTGCGATCGCCGAGCTTCAGCATCTTCCGCCCGAGCCTGCCGAACTCCAGCAGCTCGCGGATCCCCTTGGGCGGGAACATGGGCGGGGTGGTGCGCAGGATCTCGTCGACGAACGGCTGCAGCTCGAGAAGCTCCGCGTTGAAGCGGGGGAACGCCTCGGCGTCCTTCTTCGAGAACTTGGCGATCTCGAGCTGGGTCTTCGCCTCGTCGGCCGACCACAGCATGTACTGCCCGTCGGGATAAGGATAGAAAGAGTGCGGCTCCGGGACCAGGACCTGGAACCCGTAGTCCTTCATGCGAAAATCGCGGATGACCTCGGGAAGCAGAAGGCTGCAGACGTAGGACGTGCGGGTGACGCGGTGGCCAGGGATCAGCTCCTCGGTGACGCAGGCGCCGCCGACGATCGGCCGGCGCTCGAGCACCAGGACCTTCATCTTTTCCTTGGCCAGATACCCGGCGGTGATCAGGCCGTTGTGGCCCCCTCCCACGATGATGGCGTCGTAGCGCGCCTGGGTCATGCGTCACCTCCCTTTCAGCGCGCCGGTTGGGGTCGGGCGCGGGCGGCCGTTCAGCGGACGGCGTTTTACGATCGGCAACGGGATTCCAATGCTGAGGCAACAATCTAGCACACGGATCGGGGCTCCCGATCCCGGAGTCCCGCCCGATTGCTGTTACGGCTTCAAATTCGGCCCGATCGCCCGCGATCTCAAGCCGTTACGCCATCAGCGGCGATCGGCGAGGCCCGAATCTCCTTGCGCCGGATGGGCACAGGCGAGGATAATTTATGCCACGCCAACATCGAAGCCCCGCGGAAGGGAGGCGGCGTGATCCCCGAGGTCAAGATCCTGAGCGACGAGGAAGTCCGGCTGCTGCATACCCGCGCTCTGGACGTCCTCCACCGGGTCGGCATCAAGTACGAGAGCCGCCGCGTGCTGGACCTGCTCGCCGAGCACGGCCAGAAGGTCGACCACGACAAGGGGATCGCCTGGCTCGACCCCGAGATCGTGGAGCGCTGCCTCAAGACGACGCCGCGCGTCATCACCCTGGCCGGCCGCGACCCGAAGCACGACATCCAGACCGACGGCTCGCGCCTGCGTGTCACGACCAACGGCCAGGCGACCTTCACGCAGGACTACCGGACGGGGGAGCGCCGCCAGGGGCTGGTGAAGGACCTGCGCGACTCGACCAAGGTCGGCCACTACATGGACGTGGTCGACTTCATCTGGCCGATGGTCGTGCCGTTCGACGTGCCCGGGCCGA of Candidatus Polarisedimenticolia bacterium contains these proteins:
- a CDS encoding NAD(P)/FAD-dependent oxidoreductase, which codes for MTQARYDAIIVGGGHNGLITAGYLAKEKMKVLVLERRPIVGGACVTEELIPGHRVTRTSYVCSLLLPEVIRDFRMKDYGFQVLVPEPHSFYPYPDGQYMLWSADEAKTQLEIAKFSKKDAEAFPRFNAELLELQPFVDEILRTTPPMFPPKGIRELLEFGRLGRKMLKLGDRKLKLFMELMTSSCYDYLSKRFESDRVMAALSINGLIGTCVGPMTPGSAAIMLHHSIGSSIEGQTGAWGYVKGGMSGIANALLRSVQDLGVEVKTNAEVSRFIVDNGVCRGVYLANGDEYRSRLVASNLDPRRTFLKLCDKGTLPEDFTDAIKSFRIQGSSIKVNCALSELPNWTAIPGQDPDASHQQAMIEIAPSVEYLERAYDDLKYGRPSARPMLDCNIASTMDDTLCPKGHHVLSMFVQYGPYKLKEGTWPEIREKVGDQIIDTLAEYAPNIKKAIIGREVISPWDLEQIFGLTEGNIFHGEMTPDQLFFLRPAQRWAQYRTPLRGLYLCGSGAHPGGGVMGAPARNAAREILKDVRR